A window of Polaromonas hydrogenivorans contains these coding sequences:
- a CDS encoding Crp/Fnr family transcriptional regulator, giving the protein MTVSHDPLKNQLLAALPDAEWQRWLPQLELVQMPLGQVVYESGSTLSHVYFPTTSIVSLLYVMENGASAEIAVVGNEGIVGISLFMGGESTPSRAVVQSAGQGFRLKAQTIKEEFKRAPVLHLLLRYTQALITQMAQTAVCNRHHSLDQQLCRWLLLSLDRLQGNELVMTQELIANMLGVRREGVTEGALNLQKAGLISYSRGRITVLDRPGLEKRTCECYAVVKKEYDRLLPDKLAA; this is encoded by the coding sequence ATGACTGTTAGCCACGACCCCCTAAAAAACCAGTTACTTGCCGCCTTGCCGGATGCCGAGTGGCAGCGCTGGCTGCCCCAGCTCGAGTTGGTACAGATGCCCCTGGGCCAGGTGGTGTACGAATCAGGCAGCACGCTCAGCCATGTGTATTTCCCGACCACCTCCATCGTCTCGCTGCTGTACGTCATGGAAAACGGCGCATCGGCCGAGATTGCCGTTGTGGGCAATGAGGGCATCGTCGGTATTTCCCTGTTCATGGGCGGCGAGTCAACACCCAGCCGGGCGGTGGTGCAAAGCGCCGGCCAGGGCTTCAGGCTCAAGGCGCAGACGATCAAGGAAGAGTTCAAGCGTGCGCCGGTGCTGCACCTGCTGCTGCGCTACACCCAGGCCCTGATCACGCAAATGGCGCAAACAGCGGTGTGCAACCGCCACCATTCGCTCGACCAGCAACTGTGCCGCTGGCTGCTGCTCAGCCTCGACCGCCTGCAGGGCAATGAACTGGTGATGACGCAGGAGCTGATTGCCAACATGCTCGGCGTGCGCCGCGAAGGCGTGACCGAAGGCGCGCTCAATTTGCAAAAAGCCGGGCTGATCAGCTATTCGCGCGGCCGCATCACGGTGCTCGACCGCCCGGGGCTGGAAAAACGCACCTGCGAATGCTATGCCGTGGTCAAGAAGGAATATGACCGGCTGCTTCCGGACAAGCTGGCGGCCTAG
- a CDS encoding ice-binding family protein — translation MKPLNSQSRCRPWLAAVLLSALAAGCGGGRDPILGSGGATVVPAPAAVVLVAPVVTAVAPAPGSTGVALNNTLITAAFNEPVSMAGAASFTLSCAAPCASPAGVVALDSTQQLATFSLAPSATLAASTTYTATVSGATSLASGLALASPYVWRFTTGVTADTTRPRVSFTVPATANPGPLTGVPANTAIKAAFTEAMAPGTITAASFTVTCAAPCVSPAGSVSYSLASKTAIFRPAAALAVGATYTATVTAAATDLARNQLAGNQAPLPAASNHVWTFTTAAPVAPANVSVLSTQPAAGAANVCTNASINASFNVPSGFEMDPATVNAATFTVTGPAPAPVLAASVVLDDATGRVATFTPLAALTAGVTYSAVIKGGATGVKDLAIQGNPMLASHAWSFTAVNCIAPPVPSPIVLGAAAPFASYGGTAGMTNQGIDTVINGDIGTTAVSTGVTGFQDTAGNVYTVTPLNKGVVNGSIYTYPPAPGNAATKVIADAALAAAQVAYNQLVAMPPGAYAGAGELGLLTLAPGTYTSATSYQLTQGDLTLDAQGDPNAVFVFQMGSSLTVGIAGPTGARSIVLKNGAQAKNVFWQVGTSATINAAGGGFMKGTIIAQQAVTFSTAGNAKLTVLDGRALSLISGVTMVNTRINLP, via the coding sequence ATGAAACCATTGAATAGCCAGTCCCGCTGCCGCCCCTGGCTGGCTGCCGTGCTGCTGAGTGCCTTGGCAGCCGGATGCGGTGGCGGGCGTGATCCGATCCTGGGTTCAGGCGGCGCGACTGTCGTCCCTGCGCCTGCGGCCGTTGTCCTTGTCGCGCCTGTGGTCACCGCCGTGGCGCCTGCGCCGGGTTCCACGGGTGTTGCGCTCAACAACACCTTGATCACCGCAGCCTTCAACGAGCCGGTGTCCATGGCGGGCGCCGCCAGTTTTACGCTGAGCTGTGCAGCCCCCTGCGCAAGCCCTGCGGGCGTCGTGGCACTTGATTCAACCCAGCAGCTTGCAACCTTTTCGCTGGCGCCGTCCGCCACGCTGGCAGCGTCCACCACCTACACGGCCACGGTCAGCGGGGCGACCAGCCTGGCCAGCGGCCTGGCATTGGCCAGTCCCTATGTCTGGCGCTTTACCACCGGCGTCACAGCCGACACGACGCGGCCCCGGGTATCGTTCACGGTTCCCGCCACGGCCAACCCCGGCCCTCTGACCGGCGTGCCCGCCAACACCGCCATCAAAGCAGCCTTCACCGAAGCCATGGCCCCCGGCACGATCACGGCCGCCAGCTTTACCGTGACCTGCGCCGCGCCCTGCGTTTCACCCGCAGGCAGCGTGAGCTATTCCCTGGCCAGCAAGACGGCCATCTTCAGGCCAGCCGCCGCGCTGGCGGTGGGCGCGACCTATACCGCCACCGTGACGGCTGCAGCGACCGACCTGGCACGCAACCAGCTGGCCGGCAACCAGGCGCCATTGCCTGCGGCAAGCAACCATGTGTGGACATTCACCACCGCCGCGCCTGTGGCACCCGCCAATGTCTCGGTGCTGTCTACCCAGCCTGCCGCCGGCGCCGCCAACGTCTGCACGAACGCCAGCATCAACGCCAGCTTCAACGTGCCCTCCGGCTTTGAAATGGACCCGGCAACCGTCAATGCCGCCACCTTCACCGTGACCGGCCCGGCGCCGGCCCCCGTGCTTGCGGCATCCGTGGTGCTGGACGATGCCACGGGCCGCGTGGCGACCTTCACGCCGCTTGCCGCGCTGACCGCCGGGGTCACGTATTCCGCCGTGATCAAGGGCGGCGCCACCGGCGTCAAGGATCTGGCCATTCAGGGCAACCCGATGCTGGCCAGCCATGCCTGGAGCTTTACCGCCGTCAATTGCATCGCGCCGCCGGTTCCATCACCCATCGTTCTTGGCGCGGCCGCACCCTTTGCCAGTTATGGCGGCACCGCCGGCATGACCAACCAGGGCATTGACACCGTCATCAATGGCGACATCGGCACCACCGCCGTATCGACCGGCGTGACCGGCTTCCAGGACACGGCTGGCAATGTCTATACCGTGACGCCGCTGAACAAGGGCGTCGTGAACGGCAGCATCTACACCTATCCGCCCGCTCCCGGCAATGCCGCCACCAAAGTGATTGCCGATGCCGCCCTGGCCGCCGCGCAAGTGGCTTATAACCAGCTGGTCGCCATGCCGCCGGGCGCTTATGCCGGCGCGGGCGAGCTGGGTTTGCTGACCCTTGCCCCCGGAACCTACACCTCCGCCACTTCCTACCAGCTCACGCAGGGCGACCTGACGCTGGACGCGCAGGGCGACCCGAATGCGGTCTTCGTCTTCCAGATGGGCAGTTCGCTGACGGTGGGCATTGCCGGACCGACGGGCGCCCGCAGCATCGTGCTTAAAAACGGCGCCCAGGCAAAAAATGTGTTCTGGCAGGTCGGTACATCGGCCACCATCAATGCGGCGGGTGGCGGCTTCATGAAGGGCACCATCATTGCCCAGCAGGCCGTGACCTTCTCGACCGCCGGCAACGCCAAGCTCACGGTGCTCGATGGCCGGGCATTGAGCCTGATCTCCGGCGTGACCATGGTCAACACGCGCATCAACCTGCCCTGA
- a CDS encoding hemerythrin domain-containing protein codes for MNAITKALAPNACNMIRMDHASVMTTFHQYKAASKPHIKLGLVNTACLALEVHAQLEEEIFYPAVREATGSEVVRKAVSEHAEMKRLIAVLRGMEPEDARYDDTYMELMRDVLHHVADEETLILPEAERLLPEQLGELGSKMMKRRLELVAPRTADIAVNMARAMPGPSIAMLAGATMAGVLLGRRWIRH; via the coding sequence ATGAACGCAATCACCAAGGCCCTGGCACCCAATGCATGCAACATGATCCGCATGGACCACGCCAGCGTGATGACCACCTTTCACCAGTACAAAGCCGCCAGCAAGCCGCACATCAAGCTGGGCCTGGTCAACACCGCCTGCTTGGCGCTGGAGGTTCATGCGCAGCTTGAAGAGGAAATCTTTTACCCCGCCGTTCGCGAAGCCACCGGCAGTGAAGTGGTCAGGAAGGCGGTTTCCGAGCATGCTGAAATGAAGCGCCTGATTGCTGTGCTGCGCGGCATGGAGCCGGAGGACGCGCGCTACGACGACACCTACATGGAGCTGATGCGCGACGTGCTGCACCATGTGGCCGACGAGGAAACCCTGATCCTGCCCGAGGCTGAGCGGCTGCTGCCGGAGCAGCTTGGTGAACTCGGCAGCAAGATGATGAAGCGCAGGCTCGAACTGGTGGCGCCCCGCACGGCGGACATCGCGGTGAACATGGCGCGCGCCATGCCCGGACCGTCCATTGCCATGCTGGCCGGCGCCACCATGGCCGGTGTGCTGCTGGGCCGGCGCTGGATACGCCACTGA
- the ylqF gene encoding ribosome biogenesis GTPase YlqF, whose protein sequence is MAIQWFPGHMHLTKKAIAERIKEIDVVIELLDARLPGSSANPMLAELTGAKPALKVLNKQDLADPARTALWLEHYNSQPGTRAIGLDASMSTPAKALIDACHALAPTRGSMVKPMRVLICGIPNVGKSTLINTLTGKRATKTGDEAGITKVEQRLVLADGFYLWDTPGMLWPRIIVAKSGYNLAASGAIGRNAFEEEEVALELLDYLIPNYPQALAARYKLELTPGITDEQVLEEIGRKRGAVLSKGRINLQKAAEIVIYEFRAATLGRITLETPEEFAQWLAAGRLLDAERQVKKDKIETSRLIKLKKIPRPPRTDAS, encoded by the coding sequence ATGGCCATTCAGTGGTTTCCCGGTCACATGCACCTGACCAAAAAAGCTATTGCAGAGCGCATCAAGGAAATTGATGTGGTGATCGAGCTGCTCGACGCCCGCCTGCCCGGCTCCAGCGCCAACCCGATGCTGGCCGAACTGACCGGCGCCAAGCCCGCGCTCAAGGTGCTCAACAAGCAGGATCTGGCCGACCCGGCGCGCACCGCGCTCTGGCTGGAGCACTACAACAGCCAGCCGGGCACCCGCGCCATCGGCCTGGACGCGAGCATGAGCACGCCGGCCAAGGCGCTGATCGACGCCTGCCACGCCCTGGCGCCCACGCGCGGCAGCATGGTCAAGCCGATGCGCGTGCTGATCTGCGGCATTCCCAACGTCGGCAAATCCACGCTCATCAACACCCTGACCGGCAAGCGCGCCACCAAGACCGGCGACGAAGCCGGCATCACCAAGGTCGAGCAGCGCCTGGTGCTGGCCGACGGCTTTTACCTGTGGGACACGCCCGGCATGCTGTGGCCGCGCATCATCGTCGCCAAGAGCGGCTACAACCTGGCGGCCAGCGGCGCGATTGGCCGCAATGCGTTTGAAGAAGAAGAGGTGGCGCTGGAACTGCTCGACTACCTGATTCCGAACTACCCGCAGGCTCTGGCCGCGCGCTACAAGCTGGAACTGACGCCGGGCATCACCGACGAGCAAGTGCTGGAAGAAATCGGCCGCAAGCGCGGCGCGGTGCTCAGCAAGGGCCGAATCAACCTGCAAAAAGCCGCCGAAATCGTGATCTACGAATTCCGCGCCGCCACGCTGGGCCGCATCACGCTGGAAACGCCCGAGGAGTTTGCCCAATGGCTGGCCGCCGGGCGGCTGCTGGACGCCGAGCGGCAGGTGAAAAAAGACAAGATCGAGACCAGCCGGCTGATCAAGCTGAAGAAGATTCCCCGGCCACCCAGGACCGACGCGTCCTGA
- a CDS encoding Crp/Fnr family transcriptional regulator, translating into MKAVENHLIELLPARDRARLLAICEPVELVLSEVLCEPGKPTRHVYFPTRGYISLVALVDGSPGVEGGMVGREGMLGAQLALGVLTAPLHALVQGSGTAWRIATLPFRRELARSPALRRGLHRYLYVLMAQQATSAACLRFHLIGQRLARWLLMSQDRAHCDSFHLTHEFLAYMLGMRRVGVTAAASALQRSGLIEYHRGEIRVLDRSGLEAAACSCYATSQQTYNDLLWPGEARQAVCASKQTVQS; encoded by the coding sequence ATGAAAGCCGTCGAAAACCACCTGATTGAATTGCTTCCCGCCCGGGATCGCGCGCGCCTTCTGGCCATTTGCGAGCCGGTCGAACTGGTGCTTTCAGAAGTCCTGTGCGAGCCCGGAAAACCGACTCGCCATGTCTATTTTCCGACGCGGGGATATATTTCCCTGGTGGCGCTGGTGGACGGCAGTCCGGGTGTGGAAGGCGGCATGGTGGGCCGTGAAGGCATGCTGGGCGCGCAACTGGCGCTGGGCGTGCTCACTGCGCCGCTGCATGCGCTGGTGCAGGGCTCGGGCACGGCCTGGCGCATTGCCACCCTTCCCTTCAGGCGTGAGTTGGCGCGCAGTCCGGCGCTGCGGCGCGGCCTGCACCGCTACCTGTATGTGCTCATGGCCCAGCAGGCCACATCGGCTGCCTGCCTGCGTTTTCACCTGATCGGCCAGCGCCTGGCGCGCTGGCTGCTGATGAGCCAGGACCGCGCCCATTGCGACAGCTTTCACCTCACGCACGAGTTTCTCGCCTACATGCTGGGGATGCGCCGCGTCGGCGTCACGGCGGCGGCCAGTGCGCTGCAGCGCAGCGGGCTGATTGAATACCACCGGGGCGAAATCCGGGTGCTCGACCGCAGCGGACTTGAAGCTGCCGCATGCAGTTGCTATGCCACGAGCCAGCAAACCTACAACGACTTGCTGTGGCCCGGCGAAGCTCGTCAAGCTGTGTGCGCTAGCAAACAGACGGTTCAGTCTTAA
- a CDS encoding outer membrane beta-barrel protein: protein MKSTNIAGALSLAALAALASPGALAQGQDSGWYGGANAGRSAASIDDARINSGLAGSGFSSSTIVNDDRSTGYKIFGGYQVNKNFAVEGGYFDLGNFGYTATTVPAGTLDGRIKLRGLNLDLVGTLPLSEKFSVFGRAGLNYAQARDSFSGTGAVQVANPNPRKNDTNYKLGLGLQYALTESLAVRAEAERYRVNDAIGNRGHVDLVSVGLIYRFGGKTQAPAPRTAAIEPAPEVVAIAPPPPPPPPAPRFEKYTLSATELFAFDSTGLRMPQPRLDEIAAALGSHGEVNEVVITGYTDRIGSSQYNQKLSERRALAVKTYLASKGIDANRLKAQGKGEADPVVACTDKKLPALIKCLEPNRRVEVENITIERRVP, encoded by the coding sequence ATGAAATCAACAAACATCGCTGGTGCGCTCAGTCTGGCCGCGCTGGCTGCACTGGCCAGTCCGGGAGCCCTGGCGCAGGGGCAGGATTCGGGCTGGTACGGCGGGGCCAATGCGGGCCGCTCGGCCGCGTCGATTGACGACGCCCGAATCAACAGCGGCCTGGCCGGCAGCGGGTTCAGCTCCAGCACCATCGTCAATGATGACCGCTCCACCGGCTACAAGATTTTTGGCGGCTACCAGGTCAACAAAAATTTCGCGGTCGAAGGCGGCTATTTCGACCTGGGCAATTTCGGCTACACCGCCACCACCGTGCCGGCCGGAACACTGGACGGCCGCATCAAGCTCAGGGGGCTGAACCTCGACCTGGTCGGCACCCTTCCCTTGAGCGAGAAGTTTTCCGTCTTCGGCCGGGCCGGGCTGAACTACGCGCAGGCCCGCGATTCCTTCAGCGGCACCGGCGCCGTCCAGGTGGCCAATCCGAATCCCCGCAAGAACGACACCAACTACAAGCTCGGCCTGGGGCTGCAATACGCCTTGACCGAATCGCTGGCCGTGCGCGCCGAGGCCGAACGCTACCGGGTCAACGATGCCATCGGCAACCGGGGGCATGTCGATCTGGTGTCGGTCGGCCTGATTTACCGCTTCGGCGGAAAAACCCAGGCGCCCGCGCCGCGCACGGCGGCCATCGAACCGGCTCCGGAAGTCGTCGCGATTGCCCCACCGCCGCCACCGCCGCCGCCCGCGCCCCGGTTTGAAAAGTACACCTTGTCGGCGACCGAGCTGTTTGCCTTTGACAGCACCGGGTTGCGCATGCCGCAGCCCAGACTTGATGAAATCGCGGCCGCCCTGGGCAGCCATGGCGAGGTCAACGAAGTGGTCATCACCGGCTACACCGACCGTATCGGCTCCAGCCAGTACAACCAGAAGCTGTCCGAACGCCGCGCGCTTGCCGTCAAAACCTACCTGGCCAGCAAGGGGATTGATGCGAATCGCCTGAAGGCGCAAGGCAAGGGTGAAGCCGATCCGGTCGTGGCCTGCACCGACAAAAAGCTTCCCGCGCTGATCAAGTGCCTGGAGCCCAATCGCCGCGTCGAAGTCGAGAACATCACGATTGAACGCCGCGTGCCGTAA